In the genome of Neodiprion pinetum isolate iyNeoPine1 chromosome 2, iyNeoPine1.2, whole genome shotgun sequence, one region contains:
- the scu gene encoding 3-hydroxyacyl-CoA dehydrogenase type-2, with amino-acid sequence MLKGAVALVTGGGSGLGLATVERFVKQGSKVVIADLATSKSHEIADQLGPSAAFSPTDVRSEEDVKTALNLVKEKFGKLDVVVNCAGIGIAYKTYNFNKKRAHELSDFENVLMVNTVGTFNVIRLAAGLIGENVPNEDGQRGVIVNTSSIAAFDGQIGQAAYAASKAAVAGMTLPIARDLSTQGIRVVTIAPGLFDTPLLQGLPEKVRNFLANSIPFPPRLGTPAEYAQFVESVIESPVLNGEVIRLDGALRMQA; translated from the exons ATGTTGAAG GGAGCTGTTGCTTTAGTGACTGGAGGGGGATCCGGCCTGGGTTTGGCGACGGTCGAAAGATTTGTGAAGCAAGGGTCAAAAGTTGTCATTGCTGATCTTGCCACATCTAAATCACATGAGATAGCAGATCAGCTTGGACCATCTGCAGCATTTTCCCCAACtgat GTAAGATCAGAGGAAGATGTCAAAACAGCATTGAACTTGGTGAAGGAAAAGTTTGGTAAATTAGATGTGGTCGTAAACTGTGCTGGTATCGGGATAGCTTATAAAACATACAATTTCAATAAGAAGAGGGCTCATGAAttgagtgattttgaaaatgtactGATGGTCAACACTGTCGGAACATTTAACGTAATTCGATTGGCAGCTGGTCTTATCGGCGAGAATGTACCTAACGAAGATGGGCAGCGGGGAGTCATAGTCAACACGTCTAGCATAGCAGCTTTCGATGGACAGATCGGCCAGGCTGCGTATGCAGCAAGCAAAGCTGCTGTGGCTGGCATGACTCTTCCCATTGCCAGAGATCTTTCAACTCAAGGTATTCGCGTTGTGACTATTGCACCTGGGTTGTTCGATACGCCACTGTTACAAGGACTGCCTGAGAAAGTGAGAAATTTTCTGGCAAACTCGATACCCTTTCCTCCAAGACTGGGAACTCCTGCTGAATATGCACAATTTGTAGAATCGGTTATCGAGAGTCCAGTTCTTAATGGCGAAGTCATAAGACTGGACGGTGCCTTGAGAATGCAGGCATAA